A region of Dioscorea cayenensis subsp. rotundata cultivar TDr96_F1 chromosome 5, TDr96_F1_v2_PseudoChromosome.rev07_lg8_w22 25.fasta, whole genome shotgun sequence DNA encodes the following proteins:
- the LOC120262125 gene encoding fructokinase-2-like, with protein sequence MASDLVVSFGEMLIDFVPDVAGVSLAESQGFIKAPGGAPANVAVAITKHGGNSAFIGKFGDDEFGHMLVDILKKNSVNVEGVLFDEHARTALAFVTLRSDGEREFMFYRNPSADMLLTEAELNMSLIKNAKIFHYGSISLITEPCRSAHIAAMKAARDAGALLSYDPNVRLPLWPSEQAARKGIMSIWKHADFIKVSDDEVAFLTQGDPYNEDVVLSLWYEGLKLLLVTDGEKGCRYYTKDFKGKVGGYSVKTVDTTGAGDAFVGAFLVHCCFTCVEGSLFENEEQLRKVLKFANACGAIATTKKGAIPALPTAPMAVELISTSN encoded by the exons ATGGCATCAGACTTGGTTGTGTCTTTCGGTGAGATGCTCATTGACTTCGTGCCGGACGTCGCCGGAGTTTCATTGGCAGAGTCACAGGGGTTCATCAAAGCCCCCGGAGGAGCTCCGGCCAATGTGGCTGTTGCCATCACTAAGCATGGAGGAAACTCTGCTTTCATTGGCAag TTTGGTGATGATGAGTTTGGACACATGCTCGTTGACATACTGAAGAAAAACTCAGTGAACGTGGAGGGAGTATTGTTTGATGAGCATGCAAGAACAGCGCTTGCGTTTGTGACGCTGCGCAGTGATGGTGAACGTGAGTTCATGTTTTACAGAAACCCAAGTGCTGATATGCTGTTGACTGAGGCTGAGCTTAACATGAGCCTGATCAAGAATGCCAAGATCTTCCATTATGGTTCTATCAGTTTGATCACAGAGCCGTGCCGATCAGCTCACATAGCGGCGATGAAAGCCGCCAGGGATGCCGGAGCTCTTCTCTCTTATGATCCAAATGTCAGGCTTCCTTTGTGGCCTTCTGAACAGGCTGCCCGTAAAGGCATCATGAGTATTTGGAAACATGCTGATTTCATTaaa GTGAGTGATGATGAGGTTGCTTTCTTAACACAAGGAGATCCTTACAATGAAGATGTGGTTCTTTCACTCTGGTATGAAGGTCTTAAGCTGCTTCTTGTTACTGATGGAGAGAAGGGTTGCAGATACTACACTAAG GATTTCAAAGGCAAGGTTGGAGGGTATTCAGTGAAGACAGTGGATACAACTGGAGCTGGTGATGCATTTGTTGGAGCTTTTCTTGTTCATTGCTGTTTTACATGTGTCGAGGGATCTCTCTTCGAG AATGAGGAGCAGTTGAGAAAGGTACTTAAGTTTGCAAATGCATGCGGAGCCATTGCTACAACAAAGAAAGGAGCTATCCCTGCACTCCCAACCGCTCCCATGGCTGTGGAACTCATCTCTACTTCAAACTAG